The DNA segment TTCCGGGGAGCCAGGGTTACCTGGGGGTTCTGACCGATCATGCTCCGCTGATCACGGCGGTACAGCCGGGGAAACTGAGCGCGAAAGACAGATCGGGGAAGGAATTTATCCTGGCGGTGTCATTCGGCTTCTTTGAGATTTCATCGAATCATGCCACTCTCTTGGTTGATTCGGCGGAGAAGGTTGCCGATATCGACCCGGACCGGGCGCGGCAATCACTGGAGAGGGCCAAGAAGCGGCTGGCGGAACATCGGCCGGAAATAGATGTGTCGCGGGCGCAGAGGTCACTGGAGCGGGCGCGGAATCGTCTCCATATCCTGAAAGAGATGAAGGGATAGGGCCCGGAGCGACCGCCAAATCGACCTAATTCATTAAACCCCAAGCAATTTGCAATGTTTTTTTGGGCTTGACTTTGGGCCTCCGGTTAAGTAATATAATTGTTTATGAATTTGGATTTACGCGATTTTGAGACCTTTCCGGCCGAGGTAGCGGTTGAGTCGGAACCGGACAATAATGAATATGGAATAGAAAAAGTTTCTTTCCGCGACCTGATGTCGCTTCGGCTTGTTATACAGAAGGTGCAGGAAGAATATTATTGTCAGGGCTCGGTGACGGTGCCGGTAGAGGAAGAGTGTTCGCGGTGTCTGAGTTTATTTGATGCGGAATTGAAGGGAGAATTGAATTTTATAATCAGAACGGGTGACGGGAAAGTACCGTCGGCCGCCGGGGAAGAGGAAGAGATATTGTATGTGAAGCCGGGGGAGCCGGTGGCTGATTTGCATAATTTGATACGCGAGTCGCTGATTCTGGCACTGCCGCTGAAACCGCTATGCAACGATGATTGTTTGGGATTATGCCCGGATTGCGGGGTCAATCTAAACGAAGAGACGTGTGACTGCAAACGGGAAGAAGACGACGAAAGATGGGAAGGTTTAAAAAACCTTCTGGAATAAAGAGTAGATTGCTTTCTTAAGGAAACAGTATGCCACTACCAAAACGAAGACACTCTCGGACGCGGGGCCGGAAGAGACGGACCCACTGGAAATTATCGGCTCCGAATGTTGTGGAGTGCGCCCATTGTCATCAGCCGAAATTGCCGCATCATATATGCCCGCATTGCGGTTATTACAAAGGGACGCAGATAACCACGCCCAAAGAAGCCTGATTTTAACAGCCAAAATATAAATTGCCATTTATGATGAATGACGGCCAAGTTATAACCGTTGCCCTCGATGTGATGGGGGCCGATTTCGGTCCGGAAGTTATTATCGAAGGCGGTTTAGAGGCGGCGGAAGAAATCGGCGGCGCCCTGAAATTGATTTTAGTCGGCAAGGTGGAAGTCATCAACGACTATATCAAGAAGCAGCGGCCGCTGCCGTCCAACGTTTTGATCGAGAACGCGCCGCATGCCGTAGCCATGACCGATTCGGCGACCGAAGGGGTGCGCAAAAAGACCTCGTCGATCGCGGTGGGCCTGACCATGCAGAAAGAAGGGCGGGCCGATGCGTTCGTGTCGGCCGGCAACACCGGAGCGGTGATGGCGTCATCGATACTCATCCTGGGGCGAATCGAGGGCGTGAGCCGTCCATCCATAGTGTCGTACTTCCCGACTATTACGGGGAGACCGACACTGGTTCTGGACGTGGGCGCCAATGTCGACTGCAAGCCGGTTCATCTGTTTCAATTCGGACTGATGGGGTCGATTTATGCGTCGCTGATGGAAGGACGAACGTCGCCCCGGGTGGCGCTTCTATCGATCGGCGAAGAAAAGAGCAAGGGGAACGAGGCGGTTATCGCGACGCACGAATTATTTTCCAAGTCGGATTTGAATTTTGTCGGCAATGTGGAAGGGCGGGATGTGCTTTTTGACAAGGTGGATGTAATTGCCACCGATGGTTTTACCGGCAACGTGCTGTTGAAATTCGCCGAGTCGGTCGAGGCCTTTCTGGGAAAATCGATAAAGAGGCAGGTCGAGACCAATATTTTTTCCCGAATCGGGGTGGGTCTTCTGGGTCCGTTTCTGAGGCGGATGAAGAGAAAATTCGACGCTTCGGAATATGGCGGGGCGCCGCTTCTGGGTGTGGACGGTGTTTCAATCATTTGTCATGGATCATCATCGCCGAAGGCGATCAAGAATGCGGTCCGGGTGGCAGTGGAAATGGTCCGTCATCATCTCAAGGACAATATCCGCGAGGAATTGGCGGGACTTCAAAATAACGGAAATTCGAATGACCAAGAAAATAAACGGACGAATAACCGGATTAGGCTCATACGTACCGAGCGACCGACTGACGAATAGCGACCTGGAAAAAATGGTCGATACGTCGGACGAATGGATTCGTTCGCGCAGCGGTATTGTGGAGCGCCGGATCGCCGGCAAAGAGGTGAATAATTCCGATATGTCGGTCGCGGCGGCCAAAGCCGCGATGAAAATGGCCGGAGTCAAGCCGGAGGATATTGATCTGGTCATGGTCGGCACGGTGACGCCCG comes from the Candidatus Zixiibacteriota bacterium genome and includes:
- the atpC gene encoding ATP synthase epsilon chain → MFTLSVVTPEKIFFEGEVASIVVPGSQGYLGVLTDHAPLITAVQPGKLSAKDRSGKEFILAVSFGFFEISSNHATLLVDSAEKVADIDPDRARQSLERAKKRLAEHRPEIDVSRAQRSLERARNRLHILKEMKG
- a CDS encoding conserved hypothetical protein (Evidence 4 : Unknown function but conserved in other organisms), producing the protein MNLDLRDFETFPAEVAVESEPDNNEYGIEKVSFRDLMSLRLVIQKVQEEYYCQGSVTVPVEEECSRCLSLFDAELKGELNFIIRTGDGKVPSAAGEEEEILYVKPGEPVADLHNLIRESLILALPLKPLCNDDCLGLCPDCGVNLNEETCDCKREEDDERWEGLKNLLE
- the plsX gene encoding Phosphate acyltransferase gives rise to the protein MMNDGQVITVALDVMGADFGPEVIIEGGLEAAEEIGGALKLILVGKVEVINDYIKKQRPLPSNVLIENAPHAVAMTDSATEGVRKKTSSIAVGLTMQKEGRADAFVSAGNTGAVMASSILILGRIEGVSRPSIVSYFPTITGRPTLVLDVGANVDCKPVHLFQFGLMGSIYASLMEGRTSPRVALLSIGEEKSKGNEAVIATHELFSKSDLNFVGNVEGRDVLFDKVDVIATDGFTGNVLLKFAESVEAFLGKSIKRQVETNIFSRIGVGLLGPFLRRMKRKFDASEYGGAPLLGVDGVSIICHGSSSPKAIKNAVRVAVEMVRHHLKDNIREELAGLQNNGNSNDQENKRTNNRIRLIRTERPTDE